A stretch of Desulfitobacterium dichloroeliminans LMG P-21439 DNA encodes these proteins:
- a CDS encoding NUDIX domain-containing protein — protein sequence MSDKSIQQKTGRIEDASLEEQCIEKEIVFSGRMLRMDRDRIRLPNGVETTREVVRHPGAVGILPFKGEELILVRQYRYPIEEITLEIPAGKLDPGEEPLTCAVRELREETGYRGTLEHLVSIYTTPGFTDEIIHLYKATDLVWDPLQTDEDEFLNVESVPWAMAKEMALAGEYKDAKTILGILMLAGKEK from the coding sequence ATGAGTGATAAGAGTATCCAGCAAAAGACAGGTCGAATCGAGGATGCTTCGCTAGAGGAGCAGTGCATAGAAAAGGAAATAGTCTTTTCCGGGCGCATGCTGAGAATGGACCGGGATAGAATTCGTTTGCCCAATGGGGTGGAAACTACCCGGGAGGTAGTTAGACATCCGGGTGCTGTGGGTATCTTGCCTTTTAAGGGAGAAGAACTAATCTTAGTCCGCCAGTATCGCTATCCGATTGAAGAGATTACTTTGGAGATTCCAGCGGGAAAGTTGGATCCGGGGGAAGAGCCACTGACCTGCGCAGTGCGCGAACTGAGGGAAGAAACGGGCTATCGTGGCACCTTGGAGCATTTGGTGAGTATCTATACCACTCCAGGTTTTACTGATGAAATCATCCATCTCTATAAGGCAACAGATTTGGTCTGGGATCCTCTGCAAACCGACGAGGATGAATTTTTAAATGTTGAAAGTGTACCTTGGGCTATGGCCAAGGAAATGGCTCTGGCCGGTGAATACAAAGATGCCAAGACAATTCTGGGAATCTTGATGCTAGCAGGTAAAGAAAAATGA
- a CDS encoding ABC-F family ATP-binding cassette domain-containing protein: MISTNGITLRFGKRALFEDVNVKFTPGNCYGIIGANGAGKSTFLKILSGEIDPSKGEVVVSTGERIAVLKQDHFEFEEFDVLKTVIMGHSRLYEIMVEKDALYAKPDFNEEDGMKAADLEAEFAEMNGWQAEAEAAELLMGLGIPKEYHDRKMKELEGSEKVRILLAQALFGHPHILLLDEPTNHLDLQSINWLENFLYNFESTVLVVSHDRHFLNKVCTHIVDIDFGKVQLFVGNYDFWYESSQLALKLMRDANKKKEDKIAELQSFIQRFSSNASKAKQATSRKKQLDKLTLDDIRPSSRKYPYIAFTPDREAGNNLLTVEGLTKTIDGEKVLDNVSFIVDRGDKVAFVGPNGLAKTTLLKILMGEMEADSGEFSWGVTTSQTYLPKDNSAYFDTNLSLVDWLRQFSKDPDESFVRGFLGRMLFSGEESLKSANVLSGGEKVRCMLSRMMLSGANVLLLDEPTNHLDLESITALNNGLTQFDGTILFVSQDHQFVQTIANRIIEITPKGIIDRKMEYDEYLENEHVRALLENMYSDTP, translated from the coding sequence ATGATAAGTACAAACGGAATTACACTGCGCTTTGGTAAACGCGCTTTATTCGAAGATGTCAATGTCAAGTTCACCCCAGGAAACTGCTATGGTATCATTGGGGCTAACGGGGCTGGCAAATCCACCTTCCTCAAAATACTCTCAGGAGAAATCGATCCTTCTAAAGGAGAGGTTGTCGTTTCAACCGGGGAACGGATCGCCGTCTTAAAGCAAGATCATTTTGAATTTGAAGAGTTTGACGTTTTAAAAACTGTCATCATGGGCCATTCTCGACTCTATGAAATTATGGTTGAAAAGGATGCGCTTTATGCCAAGCCTGATTTTAACGAAGAGGATGGGATGAAAGCCGCTGATTTAGAAGCGGAATTTGCTGAAATGAATGGTTGGCAAGCTGAAGCTGAAGCCGCTGAACTCCTCATGGGACTGGGTATCCCCAAGGAATATCACGATAGGAAAATGAAAGAACTTGAGGGTAGTGAGAAGGTACGCATACTACTAGCTCAAGCTCTTTTCGGTCATCCACATATTCTTCTTTTGGACGAGCCAACCAATCACTTGGATCTTCAGTCCATTAACTGGTTGGAGAATTTCCTCTATAATTTCGAGAGTACCGTGTTGGTCGTCTCCCATGACCGCCACTTCTTGAATAAAGTCTGTACCCATATAGTGGATATTGACTTTGGCAAAGTCCAGCTTTTTGTGGGGAACTACGACTTCTGGTATGAGTCTAGCCAACTTGCTCTAAAATTGATGCGGGATGCCAATAAGAAAAAAGAAGATAAAATTGCCGAGCTCCAAAGCTTTATTCAACGCTTTAGCTCTAATGCTTCCAAGGCAAAGCAAGCTACTTCCCGCAAAAAACAGCTTGATAAATTGACCTTAGACGATATTCGGCCCTCTTCCCGCAAATATCCTTATATCGCTTTTACTCCTGACCGTGAGGCAGGCAACAACTTACTTACAGTTGAAGGTCTTACGAAAACTATTGATGGGGAAAAAGTCCTCGACAATGTCTCATTTATTGTGGACCGCGGGGACAAGGTTGCCTTTGTGGGACCCAACGGTCTGGCCAAAACGACGTTATTAAAAATCCTCATGGGCGAGATGGAAGCCGATAGTGGAGAATTCAGTTGGGGCGTGACTACTTCCCAAACCTATCTACCTAAGGATAATTCCGCCTATTTCGATACGAATCTATCCCTTGTAGACTGGTTAAGACAATTCTCTAAAGATCCAGATGAATCTTTTGTTCGTGGCTTCCTCGGTAGAATGCTTTTTTCAGGGGAAGAATCTCTAAAATCAGCTAATGTCCTCTCGGGAGGGGAAAAAGTCCGCTGTATGCTCTCCCGCATGATGCTGAGCGGCGCAAATGTATTATTGCTGGATGAACCCACCAACCACTTAGACCTTGAATCCATCACAGCTTTAAACAATGGGCTCACACAGTTTGATGGAACCATCCTTTTTGTCTCACAAGACCATCAGTTTGTTCAGACCATTGCCAACCGCATCATTGAAATAACTCCCAAGGGAATCATTGATCGTAAGATGGAATATGATGAATATCTTGAAAACGAACATGTTCGAGCGCTTCTGGAAAATATGTATAGCGATACACCATAA
- the spo0A gene encoding sporulation transcription factor Spo0A — translation MQKPIRVLLADDNREFVEVLKEYILRQTDMQLVGIAYHGNEALDIIYREQPDLVVLDIIMPHLDGLGVLEKLQGDIKKPHVIILTAFGQESMTQRAVQLGADYFILKPFDLETLGKRIRQLQGVIPLAQYSNKEGTSGAGSSITPTLSSTQTAVANARNLEVEVTRMIHQMGVPAHVKGYQYLRDSIVCVVQDVSLLGAVTKELYPMIANKYNTTPSRVERAIRHAIELAWDRGNIEFMNRFFGYTINVDRGKPTNSEFIAMVADKLRMAKML, via the coding sequence ATGCAAAAGCCCATCAGAGTATTGTTAGCTGATGATAATCGCGAGTTTGTCGAGGTCCTAAAAGAATATATCTTACGCCAGACAGATATGCAGCTCGTTGGAATTGCTTATCATGGCAATGAAGCCTTGGACATAATTTACAGGGAACAACCCGACTTGGTGGTCTTAGACATAATCATGCCTCATTTGGATGGCTTAGGGGTGTTAGAAAAGCTACAAGGCGATATTAAGAAGCCTCATGTGATTATTTTAACAGCCTTTGGTCAAGAAAGTATGACCCAACGGGCAGTGCAGCTAGGTGCTGATTATTTCATTTTGAAACCCTTTGACTTAGAAACCCTCGGCAAGCGGATTCGTCAGTTACAAGGGGTCATCCCCTTAGCGCAATATAGCAATAAAGAGGGGACTTCAGGTGCTGGATCTTCCATTACTCCTACCCTATCCTCGACGCAAACTGCAGTTGCCAATGCTCGTAACCTTGAGGTTGAAGTGACGCGAATGATTCATCAGATGGGTGTTCCGGCTCATGTCAAGGGTTATCAATATCTAAGAGATTCTATTGTTTGCGTAGTTCAGGATGTGTCGCTCCTGGGAGCTGTGACAAAGGAGCTTTATCCGATGATTGCAAATAAATATAATACCACTCCTAGCCGAGTGGAACGTGCAATTCGCCATGCCATCGAGTTGGCTTGGGATCGGGGGAATATAGAGTTTATGAATCGGTTCTTTGGTTACACAATCAATGTGGATCGGGGCAAACCCACAAATTCAGAATTCATTGCCATGGTGGCTGATAAATTGAGAATGGCAAAAATGCTCTAA
- the spoIVB gene encoding SpoIVB peptidase yields the protein MKTKRAMVFASVLLCTFLSLNPTLHQMAQLPELYESSSHRLPQLTGLLANLIVAEEVKAAEADVNAVMAAHPEKPEVIQVTYKLFGLIPLKSSAVEVMPNLKLLPGGQSIGVSLQAKGVMVVGQAAVQNQEGRLVCPAKDVGIEVGDVILKIDGQEMSSDQDVANAIHRAGKKQGFSEILISHNGQQTQKKVTTVLCPETDRYRVGLYVRNEAAGVGTLTFYEPKTSQYGALGHVINDVDTNQKIEIVNGNVVASTIYAIEKGKRGHPGEKIGSFVNQSRFSGNIKKNTVSGIFGSLEGEISNPYFNEPIAVGWESEIKEGPAKIYTVLEGERIEEYDVQIERIMRNRTDSKNMVIKVSDPELIEKTGGIIQGMSGSPIVQNEKIIGAVTHVFVNDASRGYGVFIQNMLKDADIIDKKEAA from the coding sequence GTGAAAACGAAGAGAGCCATGGTCTTCGCCAGTGTTCTTCTCTGTACCTTTCTCAGTCTTAATCCAACGCTTCATCAAATGGCACAACTGCCTGAACTCTATGAATCCAGCAGTCATCGTCTTCCACAACTCACAGGTCTGCTAGCTAATCTTATTGTCGCTGAAGAAGTTAAAGCAGCTGAGGCGGATGTAAATGCGGTTATGGCTGCTCACCCGGAAAAGCCTGAGGTTATTCAAGTGACCTACAAGCTTTTCGGACTGATACCGCTGAAGTCTAGTGCCGTCGAAGTGATGCCCAATCTCAAACTTTTACCTGGCGGACAATCGATTGGGGTAAGCTTGCAGGCAAAAGGAGTTATGGTAGTTGGGCAGGCTGCTGTGCAGAATCAGGAGGGTAGACTGGTTTGCCCAGCCAAAGATGTAGGAATCGAAGTAGGAGATGTCATCTTAAAAATCGATGGTCAAGAAATGTCGAGTGATCAAGACGTAGCCAATGCGATTCATCGGGCCGGTAAAAAGCAAGGCTTTTCGGAGATCCTTATCAGTCACAATGGTCAACAAACTCAAAAAAAGGTGACAACAGTTCTCTGTCCCGAAACCGATCGTTATCGAGTCGGTCTTTATGTACGGAATGAAGCTGCAGGAGTAGGAACACTTACCTTTTATGAGCCAAAGACTAGTCAATACGGTGCATTGGGTCATGTTATCAACGATGTAGATACGAATCAAAAGATTGAAATTGTTAATGGAAATGTGGTTGCCTCGACTATATATGCTATTGAGAAAGGAAAACGAGGACATCCAGGAGAAAAGATCGGCTCATTCGTCAATCAATCGAGATTTTCAGGCAATATCAAGAAAAATACCGTGTCAGGGATTTTTGGTTCCTTAGAAGGGGAAATTAGCAATCCTTACTTTAATGAACCCATTGCCGTGGGCTGGGAATCGGAAATTAAGGAAGGTCCGGCGAAAATTTATACAGTCTTAGAAGGAGAACGCATTGAAGAATACGATGTGCAGATTGAGCGCATCATGCGGAATCGTACGGATAGCAAAAATATGGTCATCAAGGTTTCTGATCCTGAGCTTATTGAAAAGACAGGAGGAATCATTCAAGGCATGTCGGGGAGTCCGATTGTCCAAAATGAGAAAATCATCGGCGCAGTAACTCATGTTTTTGTCAATGATGCTTCGCGAGGGTATGGCGTGTTTATCCAAAATATGCTAAAAGATGCTGATATTATTGACAAAAAGGAAGCTGCTTAG
- the recN gene encoding DNA repair protein RecN → MLTEIHVENFALMEEIELSFSRGLTIFTGETGTGKSMLIDALGVLLGGRASADFIRHGLDKAWVEGIFEECPPEVLEGIEDAGYPLEEGQLILSREINRNGKNICRVQGRTVPLTLYRNLVQGLVDIHGQMEHQSLFNPDSHRGLLDAFGGEKQLELLSQVNKLARAYRSLMQKEQQLLRSEADRERREDILRFQIDEITAIDPQPNEEETLVQEKKRLANSEKIMGNIGEMYALLYEGGQQSSALDQIGRCRKALQDLVRYDENCNHMLEPMDSIYYTIEDLASQVSSYRDGFDFNPGRLDEIEERLIQLQRLRKYGHTVQEVLHTKDEMMQELHTITNLQEELGALRRDRENILRDYEQKAKELTQARLLVAKHLAEGLKGELADLGLEKSSFEVKLTSLHEPQIGGAEEAEFYFSANLGEPPKPLAKVASGGEMSRLMLALKSLLSKIESVSTFVFDEVDSGVGGRTIQKVGDKLAKIAENKQVFCITHAALVAAFGEHHFGIQKEISNGRTRTRIQLLSEEERIHELARMLGGEEEAIALEHARKLMKNIY, encoded by the coding sequence ATGTTAACAGAAATCCATGTAGAGAATTTCGCTTTAATGGAAGAGATAGAATTATCTTTTTCACGAGGTTTAACTATTTTTACCGGAGAAACAGGTACGGGGAAATCCATGCTCATCGATGCTCTTGGCGTATTGTTGGGAGGAAGGGCAAGTGCGGATTTTATTCGCCATGGTCTGGATAAGGCCTGGGTGGAAGGTATTTTTGAAGAGTGCCCTCCTGAAGTTCTCGAAGGTATAGAGGATGCCGGTTATCCTCTCGAAGAGGGGCAGCTAATTCTTTCTCGAGAGATCAATCGCAATGGTAAGAACATCTGCCGTGTTCAAGGAAGAACGGTTCCCTTAACACTCTATCGAAATTTGGTCCAAGGTTTAGTGGATATTCACGGACAGATGGAGCATCAATCGCTTTTTAATCCTGATAGTCATCGCGGTTTGCTGGATGCTTTTGGAGGAGAAAAACAGCTGGAGCTCCTAAGCCAGGTTAATAAGCTTGCCCGAGCTTATCGAAGTCTTATGCAAAAAGAACAGCAGCTTTTGCGTAGTGAAGCTGATCGAGAACGACGTGAGGATATCTTACGCTTTCAAATTGATGAGATTACTGCCATTGATCCTCAACCCAATGAAGAAGAAACATTAGTACAGGAAAAGAAGCGTTTGGCAAATTCGGAAAAGATCATGGGCAACATTGGGGAAATGTATGCTTTATTATATGAGGGTGGACAGCAGTCCTCCGCCTTAGATCAAATAGGTCGCTGCCGGAAAGCATTACAGGATCTTGTTCGCTATGATGAGAACTGTAACCATATGCTTGAACCTATGGACTCCATCTATTACACAATCGAAGATTTAGCCTCCCAAGTGAGTTCGTACCGAGATGGATTTGATTTTAATCCAGGACGTTTAGATGAAATCGAAGAGCGCTTAATTCAATTGCAACGTTTGCGAAAATATGGTCATACGGTCCAGGAAGTTCTCCACACGAAAGATGAAATGATGCAAGAGCTTCATACCATCACGAATCTACAAGAAGAGCTGGGGGCGTTACGTCGTGACCGAGAAAATATTCTAAGAGACTATGAGCAGAAAGCTAAGGAGTTAACGCAGGCACGGTTGCTGGTTGCGAAACATCTTGCTGAAGGTCTTAAAGGGGAATTGGCCGACTTAGGTTTGGAGAAAAGCAGTTTTGAAGTGAAGCTTACCTCTCTCCATGAACCTCAAATAGGTGGAGCAGAGGAAGCAGAGTTCTATTTTTCAGCAAACCTTGGGGAACCCCCAAAGCCACTAGCAAAAGTAGCCTCCGGCGGAGAAATGTCACGTCTCATGTTAGCTTTAAAAAGTCTTTTATCCAAAATCGAAAGCGTTAGCACCTTTGTTTTTGATGAAGTGGACAGCGGTGTGGGCGGCCGCACCATTCAAAAGGTTGGCGATAAATTAGCAAAAATTGCTGAAAACAAACAAGTGTTTTGTATAACCCATGCTGCGCTAGTGGCTGCCTTTGGTGAACATCATTTTGGTATCCAAAAAGAAATTAGCAATGGAAGAACAAGAACCCGCATCCAACTGCTTTCTGAGGAAGAGCGTATCCATGAATTAGCCCGCATGTTGGGCGGGGAGGAAGAAGCCATCGCCCTCGAACATGCGCGAAAACTTATGAAAAATATTTATTAA
- the argR gene encoding arginine repressor: MKTRRQMKIQEIINNHPIHTQEELAERLRKEGFDVTQATVSRDIKEMGLIKVPTSDDDYRYAVPGSAQPLSTPDRLKRRMRETVVTINDSENLIVLRTIPGNAQALASLIDHSNWEEVIGTVAGDDTILLVVKPISAVPQVRGRIAQFME; the protein is encoded by the coding sequence ATGAAGACCCGTCGGCAGATGAAAATCCAAGAGATTATTAATAACCACCCTATACATACCCAAGAAGAACTTGCTGAGCGATTAAGAAAAGAAGGCTTTGATGTGACACAAGCCACGGTGTCACGAGATATCAAAGAGATGGGTCTAATCAAGGTTCCTACTTCGGATGACGATTATCGCTATGCGGTTCCCGGTTCAGCTCAACCACTCAGTACTCCCGACCGACTCAAACGCCGGATGAGAGAGACCGTAGTTACCATAAATGATAGCGAAAATCTGATTGTTTTGCGGACGATTCCTGGAAATGCTCAGGCGCTTGCCAGTTTGATTGATCACAGTAATTGGGAGGAAGTGATTGGTACGGTAGCTGGTGACGATACCATACTCTTGGTTGTCAAGCCAATCAGCGCTGTACCTCAAGTCCGAGGACGAATCGCTCAATTCATGGAATAG
- a CDS encoding class I SAM-dependent methyltransferase yields the protein MSNRIQDIQGFLRNILMTMIQAGDVVLDLTAGRGRDTLFLAELVGEKGFVHAFDIQEIALQETQRLLSEYQLEDRVRLHHCDHSRLLEKVQEPVQAAMFNLGYLPGHNQDVTTHATSTISALTAVFQLLRKDGVIALTLYRGHPGGLAEAVAVEDFLSDLPRRQYSVLRGEYTNQIPNAPYWILVQKNKGDNE from the coding sequence ATGAGTAACCGAATTCAAGATATTCAAGGATTTCTTAGAAATATTCTTATGACAATGATTCAAGCTGGTGATGTAGTTCTAGATCTTACGGCTGGGCGGGGGAGAGATACCCTGTTTCTTGCTGAGCTGGTCGGGGAGAAGGGGTTTGTTCATGCTTTTGACATTCAAGAGATAGCCCTTCAAGAGACGCAAAGGTTACTAAGTGAATATCAACTGGAAGATCGTGTTCGCTTGCATCATTGCGATCACAGTCGATTATTAGAAAAGGTTCAAGAACCTGTTCAAGCGGCCATGTTTAATCTCGGATATCTACCGGGACATAATCAAGATGTCACCACGCATGCTACCTCGACAATTTCGGCTTTGACGGCCGTCTTTCAATTGCTCCGTAAAGACGGTGTGATCGCACTTACTTTGTATCGCGGTCATCCAGGTGGCTTAGCAGAGGCTGTTGCAGTGGAAGATTTTTTAAGCGATTTACCACGGCGTCAATACAGTGTCTTGCGCGGAGAGTACACGAATCAAATCCCAAACGCACCTTACTGGATTTTGGTTCAGAAGAATAAGGGGGATAACGAATGA
- a CDS encoding NAD(+)/NADH kinase, with translation MDRVGLWINRSKPEAITLAEHLTPWFQERGWEVYTDWEEIIAQKVNFLISLGGDGTLLEASREAARHALPVLGVNLGRLGFLCEIERNELFDALIKIIDHDYTIQERLMLNVTVTGPDQSRDTFYVLNDVVFLREPSGAMITLQANLSGEPSVRYPADGLIVSTPTGSTAYALSAGGPILSPNVEAILITPLAAHSLSARPMVLSAEEKIDIFLARGEGCIVNFDGYHRMLMKQGQMFHIERAPIAALLIRLGKRSFYHVVREKLKDRWHE, from the coding sequence ATGGATCGAGTCGGCTTGTGGATTAACCGTAGTAAACCCGAAGCTATAACCTTAGCCGAACATCTTACCCCTTGGTTTCAAGAGCGCGGCTGGGAAGTCTATACCGATTGGGAAGAAATTATCGCTCAAAAGGTCAACTTTCTCATCTCCTTAGGAGGCGATGGGACCTTACTGGAAGCCTCCCGTGAGGCCGCACGTCATGCTCTGCCGGTTCTAGGAGTGAATCTAGGTCGCCTTGGCTTCTTATGTGAAATCGAGCGTAACGAGCTTTTTGATGCTCTAATCAAGATTATTGATCATGATTATACGATTCAGGAGCGCCTTATGCTTAACGTAACCGTAACGGGCCCGGATCAGAGTAGGGATACCTTCTATGTGTTGAATGATGTGGTGTTTCTCAGAGAGCCTTCAGGTGCTATGATAACTCTACAAGCTAATCTGTCAGGAGAACCCTCCGTACGATATCCGGCGGATGGTTTAATTGTATCCACACCCACCGGCTCCACGGCCTATGCTTTATCGGCAGGAGGACCGATCTTGAGTCCCAATGTTGAGGCGATTTTAATAACCCCTTTGGCGGCCCATTCTCTATCGGCACGTCCAATGGTCCTTTCTGCAGAAGAGAAGATCGATATTTTTTTGGCTCGCGGGGAAGGGTGTATCGTGAATTTTGATGGCTATCATCGTATGCTGATGAAGCAGGGCCAAATGTTTCATATAGAGAGGGCTCCAATTGCCGCCCTTTTGATTCGTTTAGGAAAAAGAAGTTTTTACCATGTGGTGCGGGAGAAATTAAAGGATCGTTGGCATGAGTAA
- a CDS encoding TlyA family RNA methyltransferase, producing the protein MSKGKERLDVLLVKQGLSSSREKAKAIIMAGLVFSQGQRLDKPGMELPEATVLEIKGDPLPYVSRGGLKLEKALKTFPVSLEGAIVADIGASTGGFTDCALQNGAARVYSIDVGYGQLDWKLRTDPRVVSMERVNARYLDGESLPESVDYVVSDVAFISVTKIFPAMLEILKEEGQVITLIKPQFEAGREHIGKKGVVKDPQIHQWVINHVLEESEKCGFVVKGLDFSPIRGPEGNIEYLAWLQRKQDNGIPWRELVPEIVEHAQKRSE; encoded by the coding sequence GTGTCTAAAGGAAAAGAACGACTGGATGTGTTGTTGGTTAAGCAGGGTTTATCCTCCAGCAGGGAGAAGGCCAAAGCCATCATCATGGCCGGGTTGGTCTTCAGCCAAGGACAGCGGTTGGATAAGCCTGGTATGGAATTACCGGAAGCTACTGTTTTAGAAATCAAAGGAGATCCTTTACCCTATGTTTCCCGGGGAGGATTAAAGTTGGAAAAGGCCCTTAAAACCTTTCCCGTTTCCCTAGAGGGGGCCATTGTTGCCGACATTGGTGCCTCGACAGGGGGATTTACGGATTGTGCTTTACAAAATGGAGCAGCACGCGTCTATTCTATCGATGTGGGTTATGGACAACTGGACTGGAAACTGCGCACAGACCCACGAGTTGTCTCCATGGAAAGAGTCAATGCCCGGTATCTCGATGGAGAATCCTTGCCTGAATCGGTAGATTATGTTGTCTCTGACGTTGCCTTCATCTCTGTCACAAAGATCTTTCCGGCTATGCTGGAGATCCTCAAGGAGGAGGGACAGGTCATCACATTAATAAAACCACAATTTGAGGCGGGTCGGGAACACATCGGTAAAAAGGGGGTTGTCAAAGATCCCCAGATTCACCAGTGGGTTATTAACCATGTCCTCGAAGAGTCGGAAAAATGTGGTTTTGTGGTCAAAGGCTTGGACTTCTCGCCCATCCGTGGTCCAGAAGGTAATATTGAATATTTAGCCTGGCTTCAGCGTAAACAGGATAACGGCATACCTTGGCGTGAACTCGTTCCCGAGATTGTTGAACATGCTCAAAAAAGATCGGAGTGA
- the dxs gene encoding 1-deoxy-D-xylulose-5-phosphate synthase, protein MGILEKIDQPKDLKGLTYPELKQLAQEIREEMIDVVSTNGGHLAPNLGVVELSLALHRVFDSPKDKIIWDVGHQSYIHKLVTGRQKEFKSLRLYHGLSGFPKRSESPHDCFETGHSSTSISAAVGFAKARDLRQEKHQVIAVIGDGAMTGGMAFEALNHVGQTKTKMIVLLNDNEMAIAQNVGAMSSYLNRLRTDPRYDRSKEEIENLLKRIPGIGSKMAKAAEKAKDSLKYLLVPGLLFEELGFTYLGPINGHDQIALEQVFEQAKHVKEPVLIHVLTQKGKGYEPAERNPSLFHGVGPFNKLTGEIPKKPAPPTYTQIFGQTLCDIAEKDPRVVAITAAMPSGTGLNLFAQKFPERFFDVGIAEQHAVTFSSALAFGGMKPVISIYSTFYQRAYDQVLHDVCLPNSNVVMAIDRAGLVGDDGPTHHGVFDISFLRVIPNLIFMAPKDENELRHMLYTALKYEGPVALRYPRSVGQGVDLSEELKELPLGKAEVLHEGKDITLIGIGPMVNTCMAAAAELHHRGVEATVINLRFLNPLDKETILRYARLTKRIITIEDHMLAGGMGSAVIEVLADEGLADVVVERLGYDEFVDQGAISLLHQGYGLSVAGILKAAERLKVLQRIEGRSSV, encoded by the coding sequence GTGGGGATCCTCGAAAAGATTGATCAGCCCAAGGATTTAAAAGGGTTGACGTATCCCGAACTTAAACAGCTTGCCCAAGAGATTCGAGAGGAAATGATTGATGTGGTCTCCACCAATGGAGGTCATTTGGCTCCAAATTTAGGGGTTGTCGAGCTTAGCCTTGCTTTGCATAGGGTCTTTGATAGTCCAAAAGATAAGATTATCTGGGATGTGGGGCATCAAAGTTATATCCATAAATTAGTCACAGGGAGACAGAAGGAATTTAAGAGTCTTAGACTTTATCATGGTTTATCAGGTTTTCCCAAACGCTCTGAAAGCCCACATGATTGTTTTGAGACCGGTCACTCTAGTACCTCGATTTCGGCGGCAGTAGGTTTCGCTAAGGCAAGAGATCTACGCCAAGAAAAGCATCAGGTCATCGCCGTGATTGGGGATGGGGCTATGACCGGCGGTATGGCTTTTGAGGCTCTAAACCATGTCGGACAAACGAAGACTAAGATGATTGTGCTCCTTAATGATAATGAGATGGCGATTGCTCAGAATGTGGGGGCCATGTCCTCTTATCTAAATCGCCTGCGTACCGATCCTCGCTATGATAGGAGCAAAGAAGAAATAGAAAATCTGCTCAAACGTATTCCAGGGATCGGTTCAAAGATGGCCAAAGCAGCTGAAAAGGCCAAGGATAGTTTGAAATATCTTTTGGTACCGGGATTATTATTTGAAGAACTAGGTTTTACCTATCTCGGCCCCATCAACGGTCATGACCAAATAGCGTTGGAACAGGTTTTTGAGCAAGCAAAACACGTGAAGGAACCTGTACTTATTCATGTTTTGACCCAAAAAGGGAAAGGCTATGAACCCGCCGAGAGAAACCCTTCTCTTTTTCATGGGGTAGGGCCTTTTAATAAATTAACGGGTGAAATCCCTAAAAAACCTGCTCCTCCGACCTATACCCAGATTTTTGGCCAGACCCTCTGCGATATTGCGGAAAAAGATCCACGGGTCGTGGCCATCACGGCGGCTATGCCAAGCGGCACAGGACTCAATCTTTTTGCCCAGAAGTTTCCGGAACGGTTCTTTGATGTCGGAATCGCCGAGCAGCATGCGGTGACCTTTTCTTCCGCTTTGGCTTTTGGTGGCATGAAACCAGTGATTTCTATCTATTCTACTTTTTATCAGCGGGCCTATGACCAAGTTCTTCATGATGTTTGTTTACCTAATTCCAACGTGGTGATGGCTATTGACCGAGCAGGATTGGTCGGTGATGATGGACCAACCCATCACGGTGTCTTTGATATTTCATTTCTGCGAGTGATACCGAACTTAATTTTTATGGCGCCGAAGGATGAAAATGAACTACGCCATATGCTTTACACTGCACTTAAATATGAGGGACCGGTGGCTCTGCGCTATCCACGTTCTGTGGGTCAAGGGGTAGATTTATCCGAGGAACTCAAGGAACTTCCTCTAGGGAAGGCCGAGGTTCTTCACGAAGGTAAAGATATTACCTTGATTGGTATTGGCCCCATGGTCAATACTTGCATGGCTGCTGCCGCGGAGCTGCATCATCGCGGGGTGGAAGCCACAGTCATTAATTTGCGCTTTTTGAATCCTTTAGATAAAGAGACCATCCTCCGCTATGCTCGCCTGACCAAACGTATCATAACCATAGAGGACCATATGCTTGCCGGCGGGATGGGAAGTGCCGTTATTGAGGTGTTAGCTGATGAAGGTTTAGCAGATGTGGTCGTCGAGCGCTTAGGTTATGATGAATTTGTGGATCAGGGAGCTATCTCTTTGCTTCATCAAGGATACGGGTTGTCTGTTGCTGGCATACTAAAAGCTGCTGAGCGTTTAAAGGTTTTGCAAAGGATTGAGGGAAGAAGCAGTGTCTAA